DNA from Roseimicrobium sp. ORNL1:
AGGAGTGGTGGGATGGAATGCAAAGTGAAAAATGAAAGGTGAAAAATGCAAAGTGGCTGGACTCAGGCGGAGCGCAGGGAGGCGACGATGGGTTTGCGGGCGGCTTTGAAGGCGGGGTAGAGGCTGGCGAGGAGGCCGAGGGCGAGGGCGGTGAGCATGCCGCGGATGAGGATGGGCATGTCCGGCATGATGGAGAGGGTCACGCCTTCATTCCCCACGGTGAAGCTCTGCCAGCGCAGCATGCCGTAGGCGGCAGCGACGCCGAGGGCGCCGCCCAGGAGGCCGAGGAGAATGCCTTCCACGGCGACGAGCACGCCGATGGCTCGCTGGGAGAAACCAAGCGTCTGCAGCACGGCATTCTCCTTCACGCGGGAGCGCACCACGAGCAGCACGGCATTGGCCACGAGGCCGAGCACGGCAGCCACGGCGCCGAGGCCGAGCCAGCGGGTGAAGCCTACGAGCTCCACGAGTTGCGCCGCGGTGTCGGCAAAGAAGGCTTTCTCGGGACGCGTGCTGGTGGGTGCTTGTTCAGCATTGAAGCGTTCGTCGATTTCCTTCGACACGCGGGCGAGGTCGCCGGCGGAGTTCACGCGCACGTTGAACTGGGTCACAATGCCGAGCCCACGGCGGGAGGCTTGCTGGAGGAAGGGGAGGTGCACATAGGCCACGTTGCTGTCCTGCGGCTCATCAC
Protein-coding regions in this window:
- a CDS encoding ABC transporter permease, giving the protein MISKLTNLVILAFKQLSRHRLRSLLTILGVAMSMFLFATVETMQRSLRLATQAGADDTTLVVYRENRFCPATSRLPEHYENTIRKIEGVKEVIPIQIVVNNCGASLDIIAFRGVPPDNLMRYASHLHVLEGSIDEWKKRSDAALLGRNLATRRRLSVGDRFDAAGVTVTVAGIIESDEPQDSNVAYVHLPFLQQASRRGLGIVTQFNVRVNSAGDLARVSKEIDERFNAEQAPTSTRPEKAFFADTAAQLVELVGFTRWLGLGAVAAVLGLVANAVLLVVRSRVKENAVLQTLGFSQRAIGVLVAVEGILLGLLGGALGVAAAYGMLRWQSFTVGNEGVTLSIMPDMPILIRGMLTALALGLLASLYPAFKAARKPIVASLRSA